A genomic segment from Malaclemys terrapin pileata isolate rMalTer1 chromosome 1, rMalTer1.hap1, whole genome shotgun sequence encodes:
- the LOC128835804 gene encoding protein mono-ADP-ribosyltransferase TIPARP-like, with translation MGNLKPRALQQNSSPLIQLLFLCFFQELFFQKVLLQLLLDPYCFSQCEASSTELTPFYVHNMQHGDDSKSHLVAPEQLEDENGIQFHIHQANGIRICDRFLLGLCKEGERCQLHHTCYPYHWQVMRKKKGVWQSMNESAQQHLEKLYSNVNDSLVTLVEKDGSKGKVNLNAMELYSFGPYGKIRRLSNTHDPQLNPYLHTEWHMYWLDETNWKEYEEPISQEIINAFESGLQNYSFSHEGHQYTLDLKNLIQTNSTTEQVSSIQRRPAYHTPIDMVPHLRTLPNGCRGHLNPYAANIPGEDPTDGYSGPYPASWISCPSEGPTYVQREIAPSEAVYRTVYTLFHKTLSEDTFLVLGIYRIRQEYLWQKYSSQKEIMSRGLSTEEKKQLEQHLFHGTSADSKNSICQMGFDPRLSGQHLAAFGKGSYFAKNAQYSNGFCTACKAGLRYMFLAKVLVGKSAVGNASYCQPPTIRSSGPPFDSCVDSTSSIYVIFNSSQSYPYFLIRYKLFSDPVAIDGS, from the exons aTGGGGAATTTGAAGCCCAGGGCACTGCAGCAGAACAGCTCACCACTTATTCAGcttctctttctttgtttcttccaGGAATTGTTCTTCCAAAAGGTTCTACTCCAATTGCTCTTAGACCCCTACTGCTTCAGCCAATGTGAAGCCAGTTCCACTGAACTCACTCCATTCTATGTCCACAATATGCAGCACGGAGATGATTCTAAAAGCCATTTGGTAGCTCCAGAGCAGCTCGAGGATGAGAATGGGATCCAATTTCATATCCACCAGGCAAATGGCATCAGGATCTGTGATCGCTTCCTGCTTGGCCTCTGCAAAGAAGGGGAGAGATGCCAGCTTCACCACACATGTTACCCTTACCACTGGCAGGTGATGCGGAAGAAGAAAGGAGTGTGGCAGAGCATGAATGAATCGGCTCAGCAGCACTTGGAGAAACTTTACAGCAATGTAAATGACTCACTAGTTACACTGGTGGAAAA GGATGGTTCAAAAGGCAAAGTCAACCTAAATGCGATGGAACTGTACTCCTTTGGTCCTTATGGCAAAATACGGCGACTCTCCAACACCCATGATCCACAGCTGAACCCATATCTCCACACAGAGTGGCACATGTATTGGCTTGATGAAACCAATTGGAAGGAATATGAGGAG CCAATTTCCCAAGAAATCATTAATGCCTTTGAGAGTGGCTTACAAAACTATAGCTTCAGTCACGAAGGCCATCAGTATACTCTAGATTTGAAGAACCTTATACAAACTAACTCAACAACAGAACAAGTGTCATCCATTCAGCGCCGTCCTGCCTACCACACACCTATCGACATGGTACCACATCTGCG GACACTCccaaatggttgtaggggacatcTCAATCCTTATGCTGCCAACATCCCTGGGGAGGATCCCACTGATGGGTACTCTGGACCATATCCTGCATCATGGATCTCATGCCCCTCAGAAGGACCCACTTATGTGCAACGTGAAATAGCACCATCAGAAGCAGTGTACCGCACAGTTTATACTCTCTTCCACAAAACTCTCTCAGAGGATACATTTCTGGTGTTAGGGATTTACAGGATCAGGCAGGAGTATCTTTGGCAAAAATACAGCAG TCAGAAGGAAATAATGTCCCGAGGACTCTcaacagaagagaaaaaacagCTGGAACAGCATCTCTTCCATGGCACCTCAGCAGACAGCAAGAACTCCATCTGTCAGATGGGCTTTGACCCTCGTCTCTCAGGACAGCATCTTGCTGCCTTTGGCAAAGGCAGCTATTTTGCCAAGAACGCCCAGTACTCAAATGGATTTTGTACAGCATGCAAGGCTGGGCTGCGCTATATGTTTCTGGCAAAGGTCCTGGTGGGAAAGTCTGCTGTAGGGAATGCTAGTTACTGTCAACCCCCAACAATAAGGTCTAGTGGCCCACCCTTTGATTCATGTGTTGATTCCACTTCCAGCATCTACGTGATCTTTAACAGTAGCCAGTCCTACCCATATTTCCTGATCCGCTACAAACTGTTTTCTGACCCTGTTGCAATAGATGGTTCATAA